Proteins co-encoded in one Pseudomonadota bacterium genomic window:
- a CDS encoding insulinase family protein, producing MIVEAAPDIRPRVPAARRRHGNLVGAKALRLDRLPRQPQACAWRLPNGLKLVITPQPHLHTANLAVFVRAGSRYESPRSNGLSHFLEHMLFRGTERYPSSYALNLAIERLGGTLSGTTHADFTAYEVSLPPESVGQGVAILANILAQPRFGDIEVEKRIVREEILEGLDEEGRDICIDDLSRSLVFGSHPLGYKITGTTPNLDGFGRRDLRTHMKRFYGASNMVFCAAGDVKTGQVFEAVQRFMGPLRAGRRAAANAPSRGQRRPRWLYVETHGSQTEVRLSFASFGESDPRALAQQLLCRVLDDGMSTRLHRRICDETGLAYDTFASTDPYEDASVFDVGATVEHTKTPALVCEVLALVRQLRERRVDDGELAKAKQRYRWDLRATLDDAETMCRHYGTHSLFDLDGRLDLLAERALNIGPDDLRDVARHVFDPRRLSVTCVGRLDRTTIRKAQQIIDRFV from the coding sequence GTGATCGTGGAGGCGGCACCCGATATCAGGCCGCGTGTGCCGGCCGCGCGGCGACGTCACGGCAACCTGGTGGGCGCCAAAGCCCTGCGCCTGGATCGACTTCCGCGCCAACCGCAAGCGTGCGCCTGGCGACTCCCGAACGGTCTCAAGCTCGTCATCACGCCCCAGCCCCACCTGCACACGGCCAACCTCGCGGTCTTCGTTCGGGCGGGCTCGCGCTACGAGTCCCCTCGCAGCAACGGCCTCAGCCACTTCCTGGAGCACATGCTCTTCCGCGGCACCGAAAGGTACCCGTCGTCGTACGCGTTGAACCTCGCGATCGAACGCCTGGGCGGCACGCTGAGCGGCACGACGCACGCGGACTTCACCGCCTACGAAGTCAGCCTTCCGCCGGAAAGCGTCGGCCAGGGCGTGGCCATCTTGGCCAACATCCTGGCCCAGCCACGCTTCGGCGACATCGAGGTGGAGAAGCGCATCGTTCGCGAGGAGATCCTCGAAGGTCTGGACGAAGAGGGCCGCGACATCTGCATTGATGACCTGTCACGCTCTCTGGTTTTTGGGTCGCATCCCCTGGGCTACAAGATCACGGGGACGACCCCAAACTTGGACGGCTTTGGACGCCGCGACCTGCGCACCCATATGAAGCGCTTCTACGGCGCAAGCAACATGGTGTTTTGCGCAGCCGGGGACGTGAAGACGGGTCAGGTTTTCGAGGCCGTGCAGCGCTTCATGGGGCCGCTGCGGGCAGGAAGACGGGCGGCCGCCAACGCACCCAGTCGAGGTCAGCGGCGTCCTCGCTGGCTCTACGTAGAGACGCACGGCAGCCAAACCGAGGTACGGCTGAGCTTCGCGAGCTTTGGGGAATCCGACCCGCGAGCGCTTGCACAGCAGCTGCTGTGCCGCGTGCTCGACGACGGCATGAGCACCCGGCTGCACCGGCGTATCTGTGATGAGACGGGGCTTGCTTACGACACTTTCGCCTCAACCGATCCGTACGAAGACGCCAGCGTTTTTGACGTCGGGGCCACGGTGGAGCACACCAAGACCCCTGCTCTGGTCTGCGAGGTGCTCGCGCTGGTGCGCCAGCTACGCGAGCGGCGCGTGGACGACGGGGAGCTGGCCAAGGCCAAGCAGCGCTATCGCTGGGACTTGCGGGCGACCCTGGACGATGCGGAAACGATGTGCCGCCACTACGGCACCCACAGCTTGTTCGACCTGGACGGCCGCCTCGATCTGCTTGCGGAGCGCGCCCTGAACATCGGCCCCGACGACCTGAGGGACGTGGCGCGGCACGTGTTCGATCCGCGACGGCTGAGTGTCACCTGCGTGGGACGCCTGGACCGCACCACGATCCGCAAGGCACAGCAGATCATCGATCGTTTCGTGTAG